In a single window of the Arachis hypogaea cultivar Tifrunner chromosome 6, arahy.Tifrunner.gnm2.J5K5, whole genome shotgun sequence genome:
- the LOC112697077 gene encoding calcium-dependent mitochondrial ATP-magnesium/phosphate carrier protein 3 isoform X1 codes for MVTSLASMGLKPKKKSEGEEAAAAAPPPPRASKRSSSNPPVTMDHVLLASQETKEARESRIREMFGFFDKENCGYLEYAHIEAGLSALQIPSEYKYARDLLNACDKNKDGRVDYDEFKKYMDEKELELYRIFQAIDVEHNGSILPEELWEALVRAGIQIDDKELARFVERVDKDNNGVITFEEWRDFLLLYPHEATMENIYHYLERICMVDIGEQTVIPAGISKHIHASRYLIAGGVAGAASRTATAPLDRLKVVLQVQTTRARIMPAVKDIWKEGGFLGFFRGNGLNVLKVAPESAIRFYTYEMLKTAIVNARGEEVKSDVGTMGRLLAGGIAGAVAQTAIYPMDLVKTRLQTHACEGGRIPSLGTLSRDIWVQEGPRAFYRGLVPSLLGIIPYAGIDLAAYETLKDMSKKYILHEGEPGPLVQLGCGTISGALGASCVYPLQVIRTRMQAQSTYSGMGDVFRKTMKHEGFRGFYKGIFPNLLKVVPSASITYLVYESMKKGLDLE; via the exons ATGGTAACTTCTCTTGCATCGATGGGGTTGAAGCCGAAGAAGAAGAGCGAGGGCGAGGAGGCGGCAGCAgcagcaccaccaccaccgcgAGCGTCGAAGCGGAGCAGTAGCAACCCTCCAGTGACGATGGATCACGTGCTGCTGGCGTCACAGGAGACGAAGGAGGCACGTGAGAGTCGTATTCGCGAGATGTTCGGGTTCTTCGACAAGGAGAATTGCGGTTACCTGGAATACGCACACATCGAGGCAGGGCTTTCGGCGCTTCAGATTCCTTCGGAGTACAAGTACGCCAGGGACCTTCTGAACGCTTGTGACAAGAACAAGGATGGGAGGGTGGACTACGATGAGTTCAAGAAGTACATGGATGAGAAGGAACTTGAGCTCTACCGCATTTTTCAAGCTATCGATGTCGAGCACAATGGATCCATTCTCCCTGAGGAGCTCTGGGAGGCACTTGTTAGAGCAG GGATCCAGATTGATGATAAGGAGCTCGCTCGTTTTGTTGAGCGTGTAGATAAGGATAACAATGGGGTTATAACATTTGAAGAATGGCGAGATTTTCTGCTGCTTTACCCTCATGAAGCAACTATGGAGAACATTTACCATTATTTGGAGAGGATATGCATGGTTGATATTGGGGAACAAACTGTTATACCTGCAGGCATTAGTAAGCACATTCATGCAAGTAGGTATTTGATTGCAGGAGGAGTAGCTGGTGCTGCATCACGCACAGCAACAGCCCCCCTTGATCGCCTAAAGGTTGTATTGCAAGTCCAGACAACACGAGCCCGTATAATGCCAGCTGTAAAAGATATATGGAAAGAAggtggttttttaggattttttcgaGGCAATGGCTTAAACGTTCTTAAGGTTGCCCCTGAGAGTGCCATTAGATTTTATACCTATGAGATGCTGAAGACTGCCATTGTAAATGCTAGAGGAGAAGAGGTAAAGTCAGATGTTGGAACTATGGGCCGGCTGCTAGCTGGTGGTATAGCAGGCGCTGTTGCTCAAACTGCAATATATCCCATGGATCTTGTTAAAACACGACTACAAACCCATGCTTGTGAAGGTGGAAGGATTCCTAGTCTTGGAACTCTGTCCAGAGATATATGGGTTCAAGAAGGACCACGTGCATTTTATAGGGGACTGGTTCCTTCACTTCTGGGGATTATCCCGTATGCTGGTATAGATCTTGCTGCATATGAGACCTTGAAGGATATGTCCAAGAAGTATATTCTTCATGAAGGAG AACCTGGTCCTCTTGTGCAATTGGGATGTGGTACTATATCGGGAGCCCTTGGAGCGTCATGTGTTTACCCATTGCAGGTCATCAGAACAAG AATGCAGGCTCAAAGTACTTATAGTGGAATGGGTGATGTATTCAGGAAAACCATGAAACATGAAGGGTTTAGGGGATTCTACAAAGGAATATTCCCTAACCTACTCAAAGTGGTGCCATCGGCAAGTATCACTTACTTGGTCTATGAGTCTATGAAAAAGGGTTTGGATTTGGAGTGA
- the LOC112697077 gene encoding calcium-dependent mitochondrial ATP-magnesium/phosphate carrier protein 3 isoform X2, translating into MVTSLASMGLKPKKKSEGEEAAAAAPPPPRASKRSSSNPPVTMDHVLLASQETKEARESRIREMFGFFDKENCGYLEYAHIEAGLSALQIPSEYKYARDLLNACDKNKDGRVDYDEFKKYMDEKELELYRIFQAIDVEHNGSILPEELWEALVRAGIQIDDKELARFVERVDKDNNGVITFEEWRDFLLLYPHEATMENIYHYLERICMVDIGEQTVIPAGISKHIHASRYLIAGGVAGAASRTATAPLDRLKVVLQVQTTRARIMPAVKDIWKEGGFLGFFRGNGLNVLKVAPESAIRFYTYEMLKTAIVNARGEEVKSDVGTMGRLLAGGIAGAVAQTAIYPMDLVKTRLQTHACEGGRIPSLGTLSRDIWVQEGPRAFYRGLVPSLLGIIPYAGIDLAAYETLKDMSKKYILHEGEPGPLVQLGCGTISGALGASCVYPLQVIRTRLKVLIVEWVMYSGKP; encoded by the exons ATGGTAACTTCTCTTGCATCGATGGGGTTGAAGCCGAAGAAGAAGAGCGAGGGCGAGGAGGCGGCAGCAgcagcaccaccaccaccgcgAGCGTCGAAGCGGAGCAGTAGCAACCCTCCAGTGACGATGGATCACGTGCTGCTGGCGTCACAGGAGACGAAGGAGGCACGTGAGAGTCGTATTCGCGAGATGTTCGGGTTCTTCGACAAGGAGAATTGCGGTTACCTGGAATACGCACACATCGAGGCAGGGCTTTCGGCGCTTCAGATTCCTTCGGAGTACAAGTACGCCAGGGACCTTCTGAACGCTTGTGACAAGAACAAGGATGGGAGGGTGGACTACGATGAGTTCAAGAAGTACATGGATGAGAAGGAACTTGAGCTCTACCGCATTTTTCAAGCTATCGATGTCGAGCACAATGGATCCATTCTCCCTGAGGAGCTCTGGGAGGCACTTGTTAGAGCAG GGATCCAGATTGATGATAAGGAGCTCGCTCGTTTTGTTGAGCGTGTAGATAAGGATAACAATGGGGTTATAACATTTGAAGAATGGCGAGATTTTCTGCTGCTTTACCCTCATGAAGCAACTATGGAGAACATTTACCATTATTTGGAGAGGATATGCATGGTTGATATTGGGGAACAAACTGTTATACCTGCAGGCATTAGTAAGCACATTCATGCAAGTAGGTATTTGATTGCAGGAGGAGTAGCTGGTGCTGCATCACGCACAGCAACAGCCCCCCTTGATCGCCTAAAGGTTGTATTGCAAGTCCAGACAACACGAGCCCGTATAATGCCAGCTGTAAAAGATATATGGAAAGAAggtggttttttaggattttttcgaGGCAATGGCTTAAACGTTCTTAAGGTTGCCCCTGAGAGTGCCATTAGATTTTATACCTATGAGATGCTGAAGACTGCCATTGTAAATGCTAGAGGAGAAGAGGTAAAGTCAGATGTTGGAACTATGGGCCGGCTGCTAGCTGGTGGTATAGCAGGCGCTGTTGCTCAAACTGCAATATATCCCATGGATCTTGTTAAAACACGACTACAAACCCATGCTTGTGAAGGTGGAAGGATTCCTAGTCTTGGAACTCTGTCCAGAGATATATGGGTTCAAGAAGGACCACGTGCATTTTATAGGGGACTGGTTCCTTCACTTCTGGGGATTATCCCGTATGCTGGTATAGATCTTGCTGCATATGAGACCTTGAAGGATATGTCCAAGAAGTATATTCTTCATGAAGGAG AACCTGGTCCTCTTGTGCAATTGGGATGTGGTACTATATCGGGAGCCCTTGGAGCGTCATGTGTTTACCCATTGCAGGTCATCAGAACAAG GCTCAAAGTACTTATAGTGGAATGGGTGATGTATTCAGGAAAACCATGA
- the LOC112697075 gene encoding uncharacterized protein has translation MCEAETKMAMPLSNTPSKPTTQPQFVPYTPENPSRPTQEQGSRTRDYSTCFNCGKKGHWYRQCPLALHSNGSSPIPDNIYCRCGYGFCLVKTSKSTKNFGKKFYVCPIKEGKQCKGFIGFCNEPPRDEEYFHPPPYKYPVCECGAGVCAKERDPNADRKFRFICPVQPGHGNCGFIVTEDELRGKQRITGLSGSGELLVDHPESMTAMDISEAPSLNAIPEVPLGDDTSPKATPPRQVGLNEFEVIDDDLDAEDVNWDDFDKEAESFRSRFATGLTCRQNLFGNNSFNDAIGDNAPPTGTFTSYDEISDSEHPTAGDSPPECNQSTVTSLNEDAQLSSRGSDTTVLGQISGDDVMQTEVPGGVSAMLTVTQGTKRKLMSEAERRKKMVSYMLREFLTELEDLDIHDHDSIRVAVDGCFKILQELVLTADYKLFSDHVWDYINNVSAIAEIDKSMENRLTLGESNRIIEEEKMKLAQIQEETVETEAMFIACNLKGKTLREEVLRMKAELHEKQNQLKSCELESATIESRLGDLKRRRLEADTKLMGRVEEAESARRLNEERQLKQMAAMAALEKLKHQLQN, from the exons atgtgtgAAGCAGAAACTAAAATGGCCATGCCTCTTTCTAACACACCATCAAAACCCACAACCCAACCTCAATTTGTTCCATACACTCCTGAAAACCCATCTCGACCCACCCAAGAACAGGGCTCAAGAACACGAGATTACTCAACGTGCTTCAATTGTGGCAAGAAAGGTCACTGGTACAGACAATGTCCTCTTGCTCTTCACAGTAACGGTTCCTCTCCGATCCCCGATAACATATATTGCCGCTGTGGGTACGGATTCTGCTTGGTGAAGACTTCAAAGTCTACTAAGAACTTCGGAAAGAAGTTCTATGTTTGCCCAATCAAAGAG GGGAAACAGTGTAAAGGGTTTATTGGATTCTGTAATGAACCACCTAGGGATGAAGAATACTTTCATCCTCCGCCGTATAAGTACCCTGTTTGTGAGTGCGGTGCAGGGGTTTGTGCAAAAGAGAGGGACCCCAATGCTGATAGAAAGTTCCGTTTTATTTGTCCTGTTCAACCG GGACATGGAAACTGTGGATTCATTGTGACAGAGGATGAACTGCGTGGTAAGCAGCGAATTACGGGCTTGAGTGGGAGTGGTGAATTACTTGTCGATCATCCGGAAAGCATGACAGCGATGGACATTTCGGAGGCTCCCTCCTTGAACGCCATACCTGAGGTTCCACTGGGTGATGACACATCTCCAAAGGCAACCCCTCCAAGACAAGTTGGTTTAAACGAATTTGAGGTTATTGATGATGATCTTGATGCGGAAGATGTGAACTGGGATGACTTTGACAAGGAAGCGGAGTCATTCCGGTCAAGATTTGCAACAGGGCTAACTTGCCGACAAAATCTATTCGGCAACAACAGTTTCAATGATGCTATTGGTGATAATGCACCTCCAACAG GCACTTTCACATCCTATGATGAGATCTCTGATTCTGAACACCCAACTGCCGGCGATAGTCCTCCTGAATGCAATCAGTCTACCGTCACTAGCCTTAATGAAGACGCACAACTTTCTTCAAGAGGTAGCGATACTACGGTTTTGGGTCAGATTTCCGGAGATGATGTTATGCAAACTGAGGTTCCTGGAGGTGTTAGTGCTATGCTAACAGTGACACAAGGCACCAAACGGAAGCTAATGTCGGAGGccgaaagaagaaagaaaatggtgTCATATATGCTTCGTGAGTTTCTCACAGAACTCGAGGACCTGGATATTCATGATCATGACTCTATTAGAGTAGCGGTGGATGGCTGTTTTAAGATATTGCAGGAGCTTGTTCTTACTGCTGACTATAAGCTCTTTTCTGACCATGTTTGGGACTATATCAATAATGTTTCAGCCATAGCAGAAATCGACAAGTCCATGGAGAATCGCCTCACTCTGGGCGAATCCAATCGAATTATCGAAGAGGAGAAAATGAAGCTGGCACAGATCCAGGAAGAAACTGTCGAGACCGAGGCCATGTTCATAGCATGTAACTTGAAAGGGAAAACGCTTCGTGAAGAAGTCTTGCGTATGAAGGCCGAGCTCCACGAGAAGCAGAACCAACTGAAATCTTGTGAACTGGAGAGCGCGACGATCGAGTCTCGTCTTGGTGACTTAAAGAGAAGAAGGCTGGAAGCTGACACAAAATTGATGGGCAGAGTTGAGGAAGCTGAATCCGCAAGGAGACTCAATGAGGAGAGACAACTGAAGCAAATGGCAGCTATGGCAGCTCTGGAGAAGCTAAAGCATCAATTACAAAACTGA